The following nucleotide sequence is from bacterium.
GTGGTTTGCTGGATGATCTTTGCTCCATAGCATCCAGCGAGTAGCCTCTCAGCAGTTTCGGAAGTAGACGTTTGAAGAGAGAGGTAGTTGCCGAATATTCGATTCCGAGAAGTTTCAGACCCGATGTAACTATCATCCCCCTGGCTCCATCCATAGCCTCTGGTTCAATCAAGTAACGACCGGTTTCTTCCTTAAGTGCTGATGATATGTCGTGAAAGGATGAAGTTCCAGATGATACTTCAAGGCTAGTAAGTTTGCGGGTAACCTCATTCCATACTTCCTTCTGAGGCGCTTTATAATTCAACCCTTTGCTCAGCGAGTCATTGACTCCTTTGCAGATTATTGAACGCAGACGCGGGTGTGCGCTTGTAAAGCTTCCTTCGAATCCGCTATCCCCATCCCATCTGCCCTCCTCGATGCAGGCTACAGGCATTTGTATATTTGTTTTTGCAGGAACGAGCGCCGCCGTTGTGGTTATCCTTGTCTGTCTGGCGCCAAAGATCTCCTCTCCGTCTAAGAGAAAAAGATCGTCTTCGTCCATATTGTCGATACGAATCTTGTCTATAATCGGCGTATCAAGTTCGTTCACGGCTACCGATCCTGCCCCCATCCCCTCTTCAAGAGTAATGAGGTTCTTTTTCAGTAAGTCTTCGCCATTCGTCATGGGGAATACGGAGAGATTTCTTGCGAACAGAGGATCTTCAATCTTCAGACTCCCGAAAGCCTCAGCTATCGTCATGAATTTCTCCGAGTTCATCATCAATGACTAATGCCATTTCGTAGGCGTCCGAGGAGTCCTCGTAGTATCGGGAGCGCATCCTGAGAATCCGGAAACCGAATTTTTCATAAAGCCGTATAGCCGCCAGATTGGTTGTTCTGACCTCAAGAAAAATATATTTCGCCCCAGTTGCTCTTGAGCGTGCAAGCGTTTCCTTGATGAGCAGGGCGGCAAATCCTTTCTTTCGTTCTCGAGTATCCACAGCGAGATTGACTATATGCATCTCATCGGCAACCGTTCTTACGAAAAGATAGGCTTTCAGGGTGTTTTCTTCCTCGAGCGCGAGCGACAGAGAATGCTCAAGAAGCAGCTCCTCCTCGAGCATCTTCATTGACCACGGCGACGGAAAGGATTCTTGTTCAATCTCGTAAACCCTAGCGAGATCGGCATTAACCATTGGTCTTATTTTCATGGTGTCTGGCATCCGGCTTCCTCAGGTATAGAGGTTCAAGAATCTCAGGGTCACAGGCCTGGTCTTTCATATCGCAGGCAAGA
It contains:
- the rimI gene encoding ribosomal protein S18-alanine N-acetyltransferase encodes the protein MPDTMKIRPMVNADLARVYEIEQESFPSPWSMKMLEEELLLEHSLSLALEEENTLKAYLFVRTVADEMHIVNLAVDTRERKKGFAALLIKETLARSRATGAKYIFLEVRTTNLAAIRLYEKFGFRILRMRSRYYEDSSDAYEMALVIDDELGEIHDDS